A stretch of Ranitomeya variabilis isolate aRanVar5 chromosome 3, aRanVar5.hap1, whole genome shotgun sequence DNA encodes these proteins:
- the LOC143816779 gene encoding uncharacterized protein LOC143816779, which yields MADRRHADTGVTRRLWDEVCRNLFPRRESLHPQQQSKLVGKIRKRWRSLRDRFKREFNDEMKAPSGSAGRKRSKYKYGQALSFLRRTMLSRVTFSSHRAPASSSAPSGAIPPESATEGHVGRPHTSVPSSDPSSDPSVPSTSSVPSSGALLQPSLLASDAEQIAFPLPHPSDPATSTPPLGSWRQRQRGQEKSYAPEFLHLNASFQGSFKILGEQVTAGFNMVQSRISETSRETSSRLDRLHSAVSPDPANIFFNSMLRTMEKLSFEQQMRVMNTCHNALLQAVNESTHTPRHTSTPIPHHTPHYQTQPQYPHQHHYQTQPQSPHQHHYQTQSHYPTQSQYPTQSPQQSRPPDQITSPMFSLLNFSLPPTPTPPPSGQPLGLPPPFHCTPNK from the exons atggctgaccgcaggcatgctgataccggtgtcacccgtcggctctgggacgaagtgtgtcgcaacctgtttccaaggcgggagagccttcatcctcagcagcagagcaaactag ttggaaagattaggaagcggtggcggtcactgagggatcgctttaagagggaattcaatgatgagatgaaggccccgagtggctctgcaggaaggaagaggagcaaatataaatatggccaggccctctccttcctgaggcgaaccatgctaagcagagt caccttctccagccaccgggcgcctgcatcttcctctgcgccctctggagcgatccctcctgagtccgccactgagggccacgtcggtaggccccacacctctgtcccctcctctgacccctcctctgacccctctgtcccctccacttcatccgtcccaagcagtggagcattattgcagccttcattgctcgcatctgatgctgaacagatagcgtttcctttaccccacccctctgatcctgccacctcgacaccaccattaggttcgtggcggcagcgacagaggggtcaggaaaagagctatgctcctgagttcttgcacctgaatgcatccttccaaggctctttcaaaattttgggagagcaagtgactgctggtttcaacatggtgcagtcacgcatcagtgaaacaagccgtgaaaccagcagtcgcttggataggctgcattcagctgtaagtcccgatccggccaatattttttttaactccatGCTCAGGACCATGGAGAAActatcttttgagcaacagatgcgggtaatgaatacctgccataatgctctactgcaggccgttaacgagtctacccacacacctcgccacacctccactccaattccacaccataccccccattaccaaacccagccccaatacccacaccagcaccattaccaaacccagccccaatccccacaccagcaccattaccaaacccagtcccactaccctacccagtcacaatacccaacccagtccccacaacaatcccggcccccagaccaaattacttccccaatgttttccttactcaacttttctcttccccctaccccaacaccacccccctctggtcagcctcttggtttacccccccccttccactgcaccccaaacaagtag